The Stenotrophomonas rhizophila genome has a window encoding:
- a CDS encoding DUF1328 domain-containing protein yields MIKWAIIFAIIGLIAGALGFAGIGGAAIGVAKFLFWAGIIIAVILFLLGMTVAKKVT; encoded by the coding sequence ATGATCAAGTGGGCCATCATCTTCGCCATCATCGGCCTCATCGCCGGCGCACTCGGCTTCGCCGGCATTGGCGGTGCCGCCATTGGCGTGGCCAAGTTCCTGTTCTGGGCCGGCATCATCATCGCCGTCATCCTGTTCCTGCTGGGCATGACGGTCGCCAAGAAGGTGACCTGA
- a CDS encoding response regulator: MSPRVLVVEDESLIAMLVEDGLETLGYEVVGPVGTVDAALRIVEQTPFDLALLDINLGGKQSFPIAEALESRGIPYVFLTGYDRSSLPLAFQHRFGLQKPFRMSALQQALEKLQGSKRGGNAPAHRPTLGQ; the protein is encoded by the coding sequence GTGAGCCCGCGCGTCCTGGTAGTCGAAGACGAATCGCTCATCGCGATGCTTGTCGAGGACGGGCTGGAGACGCTGGGCTACGAAGTGGTGGGCCCGGTGGGCACCGTCGATGCGGCGCTGCGGATCGTGGAGCAGACGCCCTTTGACCTGGCGCTGCTGGACATCAATCTGGGCGGGAAGCAGTCGTTCCCGATCGCCGAGGCGCTGGAGTCGCGCGGCATTCCGTACGTGTTCCTGACCGGCTATGACAGATCCAGCCTTCCGCTGGCGTTCCAACATCGGTTCGGGTTGCAGAAGCCGTTCCGGATGTCAGCCTTGCAGCAGGCGCTGGAAAAACTGCAGGGAAGCAAGCGTGGCGGCAACGCGCCTGCCCATCGCCCCACACTGGGCCAGTGA
- a CDS encoding HWE histidine kinase domain-containing protein yields MQEQQDNSAKWRIYEALLQATPDLSYVFDLEHRFIYANKALLNMWGMTWDEAMGKTCLEIGYEPWHAAMHDAEIDRVIATKQPIRGDVPFPHATEGVRIYDYIFTPVIGPDGEVEAIAGSTRDVTERKRHEQHLQLLINELNHRVKNSLAMVQSITRQTFRNAQNIIDAGEKIEERLLALAGAHDVLTRENWHSADIHDLVQATADLHGEGGQRFDIQGAPVRLDPRRALALAMALHELGTNAVKHGALSGPDGRVRVEWGQRQVDGEDVIELEWQERDGPPVQPPAQRGFGSRLLERGLKHDLGGDAELTFEPEGLRYRVSIPHGDDAVQVHL; encoded by the coding sequence CTGCAGGAACAGCAAGACAACAGCGCCAAATGGCGGATCTACGAAGCCCTTCTGCAGGCAACCCCGGATCTGTCCTACGTCTTTGACCTGGAGCACCGCTTCATCTACGCCAACAAGGCGCTGCTGAACATGTGGGGCATGACCTGGGATGAGGCGATGGGCAAGACCTGCCTGGAGATCGGCTACGAGCCCTGGCATGCGGCGATGCACGATGCGGAAATCGATCGGGTGATCGCCACCAAGCAGCCCATCCGCGGTGATGTGCCGTTTCCGCACGCCACCGAGGGCGTGCGCATCTATGACTACATCTTTACCCCGGTGATTGGTCCCGATGGCGAAGTGGAGGCCATTGCCGGCAGTACCCGCGATGTGACCGAGCGCAAGCGCCACGAGCAGCACCTGCAACTGCTTATCAACGAGCTCAACCACCGGGTGAAGAACTCGCTGGCCATGGTGCAGTCAATCACCCGCCAGACCTTCCGCAACGCGCAGAACATCATCGACGCGGGCGAGAAGATCGAAGAGCGCTTGCTGGCCTTGGCCGGAGCGCACGATGTGCTGACCCGGGAAAACTGGCACAGCGCCGATATCCACGATCTGGTCCAGGCCACGGCCGACCTGCACGGCGAAGGTGGGCAGCGCTTCGATATCCAGGGCGCACCCGTTCGGCTCGATCCCCGCCGTGCCCTGGCGCTGGCCATGGCGCTGCATGAGCTGGGCACCAACGCGGTCAAGCACGGTGCGCTGTCCGGGCCCGATGGCCGTGTGCGGGTGGAGTGGGGGCAGCGTCAGGTCGATGGGGAGGACGTTATCGAACTGGAGTGGCAGGAGCGCGATGGCCCCCCGGTGCAGCCGCCGGCGCAGCGCGGGTTCGGCTCGCGGTTGCTCGAGCGCGGCCTCAAGCATGATCTGGGCGGCGATGCGGAGCTCACGTTCGAGCCCGAAGGCCTGCGTTATCGGGTATCGATACCGCACGGCGATGACGCGGTCCAGGTGCACCTGTGA
- a CDS encoding GNAT family N-acetyltransferase: protein MGALHWLRRASYHPDVSFKPIFMEGTPMAVRRLRATDLEQASAVCMASFMEAVAPSLSPLGIETFTGIVSINGFADRMSDDNDMFVFETAGRVVGVAELMGGQHVATLFVAPGWQGQGVGRALMAALLECARGGVVTVRASLSSVPAYERFGFRVAGEVGEYLGLVYQPMECVLAEGLADC, encoded by the coding sequence GTGGGCGCGCTGCACTGGCTGCGTCGCGCCAGCTACCATCCAGATGTCAGTTTCAAACCGATTTTCATGGAGGGTACCCCAATGGCAGTGCGGCGACTAAGAGCCACAGATCTGGAGCAGGCCAGCGCGGTGTGCATGGCGTCCTTCATGGAGGCGGTGGCGCCGTCGCTGTCGCCGCTGGGGATTGAGACCTTTACCGGCATTGTGTCGATCAACGGGTTTGCCGACCGCATGTCCGATGACAACGACATGTTCGTCTTCGAGACCGCCGGGCGGGTTGTCGGGGTGGCCGAGCTGATGGGCGGCCAGCACGTGGCGACGCTGTTCGTGGCGCCAGGGTGGCAGGGGCAGGGGGTTGGGCGGGCGCTGATGGCGGCGCTGCTGGAGTGCGCGCGGGGCGGGGTTGTTACGGTGCGGGCGTCGTTGAGCTCGGTGCCGGCTTATGAGCGGTTTGGGTTCCGGGTCGCGGGGGAGGTGGGGGAGTATCTGGGGCTTGTGTATCAGCCGATGGAATGTGTGCTTGCTGAGGGGCTAGCGGACTGTTAG
- a CDS encoding MerR family transcriptional regulator: MLDPGSNRELPPIPAKRYFTIGEVSELCDVKPHVLRYWETEFPSLEPAKRRGNRRYYQRHDVLMVRQIRGLLYEQGYTIGGARLRLEGAGARDESALSNQIIKQTRMELEEVLQLLRR; the protein is encoded by the coding sequence ATGCTGGATCCGGGCAGTAACCGCGAACTTCCGCCGATACCGGCCAAGCGCTACTTCACCATTGGTGAAGTCAGCGAGCTGTGCGATGTAAAGCCGCACGTGCTGCGCTACTGGGAAACCGAATTTCCCAGCCTGGAACCGGCCAAGCGCCGTGGCAACCGCCGCTACTACCAGCGCCACGACGTGCTGATGGTGCGCCAGATCCGCGGCCTGCTCTACGAACAGGGCTACACCATCGGCGGTGCCCGCCTGCGCCTGGAAGGTGCCGGCGCGCGCGACGAATCGGCGCTGAGCAACCAGATCATCAAGCAGACGCGGATGGAGCTGGAAGAAGTACTCCAGCTGCTGCGTCGCTGA